In Armatimonadota bacterium, the genomic window TTATGTTGTGATAACATACATCGACAGCTGAATCTGGCAACCGCCGTAGACAGTAGGTGTCTGATGACTTAAAGGGCAATGATATGCCTGCCTACCGAGGCTGGGGAAGGGCAAAGGGTTTTTAAGGTTAAGTTGCCCATAAGGATATTTAAGGGATCCCGCAGTCTACGGCGATCCCTTTAATTTTTTAAACGAGGTTTTTCAAGAGGGAGGTGATATGTATTGCCAAAACAAGAGAAGGTTGAAGCGGTAAGCAGGCTCGAGGAAGATATTCGTAGCTCCAGCGGTCTGTTACTTACAGATTATCGCGGGCTTAATGTCAGCGAGATTACCGACCTTCGCCGAAAGCTACGCGAGGCGGGCGCAGAGTACAAGGTAGTTAAGAACACCCTTTTTAAGCGGGCAGTGGCTCAGACCTCAGGAATTAATTTGGACGAATTACTTGAAGGCCCGACGGCAGTGGCGTTCATTCACAATGACCCAATCACTGCGGCGAAAGTCCTAACCGACTTCATGAAAGAGCACAAAACACTTGCCATTAAAGGTGGGTATATTGAGGGCCAGGTGTATGGTGCTGCCCAAATTGAGCAATTGTCAAAGATACCAGCAAAGCCCGTACTATATGCCCAATTGCTGGGAAGTATGCAGTCGCCTATAGTAAACTTGGTTGGCACGCTACAAGGTGTCGTTTCGAACCTAGTCTATACTCTGCAGGCAGTCGCCGACAAGAAGGCAGCATAATCCAAGCTTAAAGAGGTAGTAATTTTCGCTCAATTTGCCCATAGGCAAAACTTTAAAAGAAAAAAATGTGAAAACAACAGGAGGT contains:
- the rplJ gene encoding 50S ribosomal protein L10, producing MPKQEKVEAVSRLEEDIRSSSGLLLTDYRGLNVSEITDLRRKLREAGAEYKVVKNTLFKRAVAQTSGINLDELLEGPTAVAFIHNDPITAAKVLTDFMKEHKTLAIKGGYIEGQVYGAAQIEQLSKIPAKPVLYAQLLGSMQSPIVNLVGTLQGVVSNLVYTLQAVADKKAA